A region of Cardinium endosymbiont of Sogatella furcifera DNA encodes the following proteins:
- the pth gene encoding aminoacyl-tRNA hydrolase → MKVLLVGLGNIGAAYVYTRHNLGFLVVDHLAAQQKVAFQVGRLAAVAFFAYNHHQVYMIKPTTYMNDSGRSVRYWLHHLNIPIEQSLTVVDDSTLPFGTMRLRAKGSHAGHNGLKSIAEALVSDHYPRLRVGIGNDFPKGGLADFVLANFNTKELQDMDGHLDRASQILMAWCNKGMVHAMNQFN, encoded by the coding sequence ATGAAGGTATTGTTAGTTGGCTTGGGTAATATTGGTGCAGCATATGTTTATACCAGACATAATCTAGGCTTTTTAGTAGTGGACCATCTAGCAGCTCAACAAAAAGTTGCATTTCAAGTAGGTAGGTTGGCTGCTGTTGCCTTTTTTGCTTACAACCATCATCAAGTCTATATGATCAAGCCTACAACCTATATGAATGACAGTGGTCGGTCCGTTAGGTATTGGTTGCATCACTTAAACATCCCTATTGAGCAGAGTTTAACGGTTGTAGATGATAGCACGCTTCCTTTCGGTACGATGCGTTTGCGGGCCAAGGGTTCTCATGCAGGCCATAATGGCTTAAAAAGTATCGCTGAGGCTTTAGTTTCAGATCACTACCCTCGTCTTCGCGTGGGTATTGGGAATGATTTCCCTAAAGGGGGGCTTGCCGATTTTGTATTGGCCAATTTTAATACAAAAGAATTACAAGATATGGATGGCCACTTAGATAGGGCAAGCCAAATATTGATGGCTTGGTGCAATAAAGGCATGGTCCATGCGATGAACCAGTTTAACTAA
- a CDS encoding HU family DNA-binding protein has translation MTKAEVILAISRKTGIDKEDVKNTLDELFRVIQSAVTDNHRVHFSGFGSFSKKKRAKKIGRNISTNTAIVVEEHYIPFFKHSKFFAAKIKAAGSV, from the coding sequence ATGACTAAAGCAGAGGTAATTTTAGCAATTTCCCGTAAAACGGGTATTGATAAAGAAGATGTCAAAAATACGTTAGATGAATTATTTCGTGTGATTCAAAGTGCTGTAACAGATAATCATCGGGTGCATTTTAGTGGATTTGGTAGTTTCTCTAAAAAAAAGAGAGCTAAAAAAATTGGACGCAATATTAGTACCAATACGGCTATCGTGGTAGAAGAACACTACATCCCATTTTTTAAGCATTCTAAATTCTTTGCAGCAAAAATTAAAGCTGCTGGTTCAGTATAA
- a CDS encoding DUF4293 family protein, with protein MIQRIQSLYLGVVCMAMVAFLKVSVWVKVDWDHAYTMKSYALIVSTGQHIIFPYAASALLACCLLVTAAYTIIRHDNRKLQLRLVAGIGRILVLLLLLIFMLIKKADAAYLLGGCGSYPIGIVLPIIALIATLFARYHIKKDEQLVNEDRLR; from the coding sequence ATGATTCAAAGAATTCAATCCCTTTATTTGGGGGTAGTCTGTATGGCTATGGTTGCCTTCCTGAAGGTTTCAGTTTGGGTGAAAGTAGATTGGGATCATGCTTATACCATGAAGTCTTATGCACTGATCGTTTCTACGGGGCAGCATATTATATTCCCTTATGCTGCATCTGCTTTATTAGCCTGTTGTCTTTTGGTAACCGCAGCATATACCATTATACGGCATGATAATAGAAAGTTACAACTTCGTTTAGTTGCTGGTATAGGCCGTATATTGGTTCTATTGCTTCTCTTGATCTTTATGCTGATTAAAAAAGCTGATGCAGCCTATCTACTGGGTGGATGTGGCAGCTATCCAATAGGTATTGTACTGCCTATTATCGCCTTAATAGCTACTTTATTTGCACGATATCATATTAAAAAAGACGAGCAACTCGTTAATGAAGATCGCTTAAGGTAA
- a CDS encoding ABC transporter ATP-binding protein: protein MLVAKAICKSYHGYELLKQINLSVHTGEMVAIMGPSGAGKTTLLQLLSTLDKPDSGALTLDAIDLITLKGNALATFRNKKTGFVFQFHNLLPEFTLFENICIPGYIAALPKAEVVQKADALLSLLGISHCKNHLPEAVSGGERQRTAIARALINDPSIIFADEPTGNLDDKNAERLHALFLGLSKRFKQTFVLVTHNQSLAAIADRILLLENGILQPA from the coding sequence ATGCTTGTAGCCAAAGCAATTTGTAAATCTTATCATGGATATGAGCTTTTAAAGCAGATCAATTTATCTGTCCATACTGGAGAAATGGTGGCTATTATGGGGCCCTCTGGTGCTGGTAAAACTACTTTACTACAGCTTTTATCTACCTTAGATAAGCCAGATAGTGGTGCCTTAACACTCGATGCCATAGATCTTATAACGCTCAAGGGTAATGCCTTGGCCACCTTTAGAAATAAAAAAACAGGGTTTGTCTTTCAGTTTCACAACCTTTTGCCCGAATTTACACTTTTTGAGAATATTTGTATCCCCGGTTATATTGCCGCCTTGCCTAAAGCGGAAGTAGTACAAAAGGCTGATGCTCTTTTGTCTTTACTAGGCATTAGCCATTGCAAAAATCACCTACCCGAGGCGGTGTCTGGCGGAGAACGGCAACGTACAGCTATCGCTAGGGCATTGATCAACGATCCATCTATTATTTTTGCGGATGAGCCAACTGGTAACCTGGATGATAAAAATGCAGAGCGGTTGCATGCACTCTTCTTGGGGCTCTCCAAACGTTTCAAGCAAACTTTCGTTTTGGTAACGCATAATCAATCGTTGGCAGCTATTGCAGATAGAATTTTATTACTAGAAAATGGTATATTGCAGCCAGCGTAA
- the holA gene encoding DNA polymerase III subunit delta yields the protein MTQSVQAVLQDLQKGIYLPVYFLQGEEVYYIDAITQHIEEKLLAPAEKTFNLTIAYGKESSMAALLTQARRFPMAAALQVVIVKEAQEMADLKNTVGQRLLLHYLQHPQPTTLLVFAYKYKTIDGRSTFGKALSKHSILITSKKLYDQQLPAFIQAFVENLKLFITEQAICLVEAYIGNDLTRIASELHKLHINLTPGSTITDGMVEAYIGLQKPFNVFELQKAIMQKDYPKSYQIISVSKEHAALPMVTILYNLFAKLLILHQTKETIPTKLAGQIDIHPYFIQGYLDAVQNYTLHQTMDNITYLHQADLQLKGIDANVSEEQIMKALIFKLMHP from the coding sequence ATGACTCAATCTGTCCAGGCGGTTTTACAAGACCTGCAAAAAGGGATCTATCTTCCTGTCTATTTTTTGCAAGGGGAGGAGGTATACTATATCGATGCTATTACGCAACATATCGAAGAGAAACTGCTTGCACCAGCTGAAAAAACCTTTAACCTAACCATTGCCTATGGCAAGGAATCCAGTATGGCAGCTTTACTTACCCAAGCACGCCGTTTCCCAATGGCTGCTGCGCTACAAGTGGTTATCGTGAAAGAAGCACAAGAGATGGCAGACTTAAAAAACACGGTAGGGCAACGGTTATTGTTGCATTATTTGCAGCATCCACAGCCTACTACGTTATTGGTTTTTGCATATAAATATAAAACTATAGATGGCCGCAGTACATTTGGTAAAGCCTTAAGTAAACATAGTATACTGATTACCTCTAAAAAACTATATGATCAGCAACTGCCTGCTTTTATCCAAGCTTTTGTAGAAAACCTAAAGCTGTTTATAACAGAGCAAGCCATTTGCTTAGTAGAAGCCTATATAGGTAACGATCTAACACGAATCGCTAGTGAACTGCATAAATTGCATATTAACCTTACGCCAGGTAGTACCATTACGGATGGCATGGTAGAAGCCTATATAGGTCTGCAAAAACCCTTCAATGTATTTGAATTACAAAAGGCCATTATGCAAAAAGATTACCCGAAAAGCTACCAAATCATTAGCGTTTCCAAGGAACATGCTGCCCTACCTATGGTCACCATTTTATACAACCTGTTCGCTAAGCTGCTTATATTGCACCAAACAAAAGAAACCATTCCTACGAAGCTTGCGGGGCAAATTGATATACATCCCTATTTTATACAAGGCTATCTCGATGCAGTGCAGAACTATACGTTGCACCAAACCATGGACAATATAACCTATCTGCATCAAGCTGATCTGCAATTAAAGGGCATTGATGCCAATGTAAGTGAGGAACAGATTATGAAAGCCTTAATCTTTAAGTTAATGCACCCTTAA
- a CDS encoding tetratricopeptide repeat protein yields MVEDALSVCQDDYKKVLIIEPNVPMIQRIHSILWMVLLLVATPDQGVSMTHHQPGPYRQAILHEGLLLFDQHQYAAAQKYFEHYLNSSRKKYQQDEAAYYMVLSALANKHPHITILLRYFIVQYPTSPYVETIRYHLAKCFAEAGLWHKSCALYRTIQPACLAPKERDSLPYAIGETYLQLKDWVDAKKWFGSIQNPSHPYYYPAQLQMGYIACAQGDYDDALKALEEAKQKYSVETRSLTLKVYHKAGRFEALLAYIQHCPASSFTQQDQLYIADAYFFLKHYQAAIIHYQAALDARTDRMTRVKLGHALYATGQHPQAVACFQQLLPHDDHASQIAAYYSGLIYEKDGALPAAIVAFAQAERLKFDPEISDLAAIKRASLRYQQGAIPEVIEAMTGFIATHQERKHLSTAQALLVQCYYKTKAYQSAIDYIAGLPYKTEALLKLYQKVLFYQGLEAYNKGILEVAINGLKQSLLFPFKPSLVLQAQFWLGEAYAKLGKYEKALKFYTKYMEQGSLNTLYYEKNLYGLAYGYFNTGHYTTAAQTFEQYIAMTQKQPAATHYDALLRLADCYYVKKNYEAALRLYARVYAAHPAHVRYQEALIYHALGDNMRAERCLQEVLTNHTETKYYEKACYHKACTIFNAGHYEAAIQSFSYLIQREPVTDLQPDLLMKRALAYENLQKYEAAAADYTAILDQYPTHSHAASALMALSHLFAGTPEKADAYLKKYAHIAQQVASHSDERVMDTAKQLFYNQAYHKVLEQLTAFDKQYPGSQLRSEVYFLIAESYYRLHKRNQAISYYKKVVAGPPATFHKKAWLRMADIAYQDKRFQEAVAHYQQLQNMQLTHKEYHRTLLGLIQASFVLKKYHITTPACLQLLNSPKDAPIETTQQAALYLGKIAMQRSEYKRARSHFLKASTPPHTLTAAEAQYLWAQAEFMLKAYASSLNILFDLVEKFSHNTDYIDGAFLLMADNYILLGNLTQAKATLDSMIRKSKNKKNVALAKQKRAKVVAKIKSSTRP; encoded by the coding sequence ATGGTGGAGGATGCCTTGTCTGTGTGCCAAGACGACTACAAAAAAGTGCTTATTATTGAACCTAATGTACCGATGATACAACGCATACATTCTATTCTTTGGATGGTCCTTTTGCTAGTGGCCACGCCTGATCAAGGCGTTTCTATGACCCACCATCAACCTGGTCCATATAGACAAGCTATCCTTCATGAAGGGCTATTACTTTTTGACCAGCACCAATATGCAGCCGCCCAAAAGTACTTTGAGCACTATTTAAACAGTTCAAGAAAAAAGTATCAGCAAGATGAAGCCGCCTATTATATGGTGTTATCTGCTTTAGCCAATAAACATCCCCATATAACCATTCTTTTGCGATATTTTATAGTACAATATCCTACCAGTCCCTATGTAGAAACGATCCGTTATCATTTGGCAAAGTGTTTTGCTGAGGCAGGTTTATGGCATAAAAGTTGCGCACTATACCGCACCATTCAACCCGCTTGCTTGGCGCCTAAGGAGCGGGATTCCCTGCCCTATGCGATAGGGGAGACGTATTTGCAATTAAAAGATTGGGTAGATGCAAAAAAATGGTTTGGATCTATTCAAAATCCCAGCCATCCTTATTACTATCCTGCACAACTACAGATGGGGTATATAGCTTGTGCGCAAGGAGATTATGATGATGCGCTTAAAGCGCTGGAAGAGGCCAAGCAAAAATATAGCGTAGAAACCAGAAGTTTAACCTTAAAAGTATACCACAAAGCGGGCAGGTTTGAAGCGTTGCTTGCCTATATACAGCATTGCCCAGCCTCCTCTTTTACCCAGCAAGATCAGTTATACATTGCTGACGCCTACTTTTTTCTCAAGCACTATCAAGCTGCCATTATCCATTATCAAGCAGCATTAGATGCGCGCACAGACCGTATGACTCGGGTTAAGTTGGGCCATGCGTTATATGCAACGGGACAACATCCTCAAGCAGTTGCTTGCTTTCAGCAGTTGTTGCCACACGATGATCATGCCAGTCAAATAGCCGCTTACTATAGTGGGCTTATCTATGAAAAAGATGGTGCCCTTCCAGCAGCAATCGTTGCTTTTGCCCAGGCAGAGCGGTTAAAGTTTGATCCGGAAATAAGCGATTTAGCCGCTATCAAGCGGGCAAGCTTGCGTTACCAACAAGGCGCCATTCCAGAGGTTATAGAAGCGATGACTGGTTTTATTGCAACCCATCAGGAACGTAAACACCTATCTACTGCACAAGCCTTATTGGTGCAGTGTTATTATAAAACAAAAGCTTATCAATCTGCTATAGATTATATAGCAGGGCTACCCTATAAAACAGAGGCACTTTTAAAGTTATACCAAAAAGTACTTTTTTATCAGGGGTTGGAAGCTTACAATAAAGGTATCTTGGAGGTTGCAATCAATGGCTTGAAGCAATCGCTGCTTTTCCCTTTTAAACCCTCTTTAGTGCTACAGGCTCAGTTTTGGTTAGGAGAAGCTTATGCTAAACTTGGGAAATATGAAAAAGCATTAAAGTTTTATACGAAATATATGGAACAAGGCAGTTTGAATACACTTTATTATGAGAAAAACCTATATGGCCTCGCCTATGGTTATTTTAACACAGGTCATTACACCACTGCCGCTCAAACCTTTGAGCAGTATATAGCGATGACCCAAAAACAACCTGCTGCTACCCATTATGATGCCCTCCTTCGGTTAGCTGATTGTTATTATGTAAAGAAAAACTACGAAGCAGCACTTCGCCTATATGCCCGTGTCTATGCTGCGCATCCTGCCCATGTTCGTTACCAAGAAGCACTGATTTATCATGCATTAGGAGACAATATGCGTGCAGAGCGTTGCCTGCAAGAAGTACTTACAAACCATACAGAAACCAAATATTATGAAAAAGCATGCTATCATAAGGCTTGTACCATATTTAATGCAGGCCATTACGAAGCAGCCATTCAATCATTTAGTTACCTGATCCAAAGGGAGCCAGTAACTGATTTACAGCCAGATTTATTAATGAAACGAGCGCTTGCTTATGAAAATCTGCAAAAGTATGAAGCTGCCGCTGCGGACTATACGGCTATTTTAGATCAATATCCTACCCATAGCCATGCAGCAAGTGCTTTAATGGCCCTATCGCATCTATTTGCTGGAACTCCTGAAAAAGCAGATGCCTATTTAAAAAAGTATGCCCATATCGCTCAACAAGTCGCCAGCCATTCCGATGAGCGTGTCATGGATACAGCTAAGCAGCTTTTTTATAACCAGGCCTATCATAAGGTATTAGAGCAACTTACTGCTTTTGATAAGCAATATCCAGGTAGTCAGCTGCGCTCAGAAGTTTATTTTTTAATCGCAGAAAGCTATTATAGGCTACACAAGCGCAACCAAGCGATCAGTTATTATAAAAAAGTAGTAGCTGGTCCACCAGCTACTTTCCATAAAAAAGCATGGTTAAGAATGGCTGATATCGCTTACCAAGACAAACGTTTTCAAGAAGCCGTTGCCCATTACCAGCAACTACAGAACATGCAACTGACCCATAAAGAATACCATCGTACCTTACTTGGGCTTATACAAGCTAGTTTTGTGCTAAAAAAATATCACATTACAACACCAGCTTGTTTGCAATTATTAAATAGCCCTAAAGATGCACCCATTGAAACCACACAACAAGCTGCCCTTTATCTAGGCAAAATAGCCATGCAACGATCAGAATACAAACGTGCTAGAAGCCATTTTTTGAAGGCCAGTACACCACCCCATACCCTTACTGCAGCAGAAGCACAGTATCTATGGGCCCAAGCAGAATTTATGCTAAAAGCTTATGCATCTTCCTTAAATATTTTGTTTGACCTTGTAGAAAAGTTCTCACACAATACCGATTATATAGATGGTGCCTTTTTGCTTATGGCAGATAATTATATCCTATTAGGTAATCTTACGCAGGCCAAAGCTACCTTAGACTCTATGATCCGTAAATCCAAAAATAAAAAGAATGTAGCACTGGCTAAGCAGAAAAGAGCTAAGGTAGTTGCTAAAATTAAATCATCTACTCGGCCTTAG
- a CDS encoding polyprenol monophosphomannose synthase, whose product MAVLLHSIVVIPTYNERENIVSLVTTIFGLNIGVDILVVDDGSPDGTANVVIKLQQCYPDQLHLLRRSRKEGLGRAYVAGFGWALAQGYDYICSMDADFSHAPVDLPRLLNACAEPTIDMVIGSRYIPGGHVVNWPRARRLLSYMANWLARSITGMPIKDTTAGFVCYRRTILTAILTLAKPKPTSTTKVPAALTSPLETHIASVGYSFQVEIKFLAYQHGAKLVELPITFTNRVKGQSKMGLIMAGESFFRLIQMKWQSWKRP is encoded by the coding sequence ATGGCCGTACTGCTTCATTCCATAGTAGTTATACCTACCTATAATGAAAGAGAAAATATTGTGTCTTTGGTCACCACCATTTTTGGATTAAACATAGGGGTAGATATTTTGGTAGTAGACGATGGCTCACCTGATGGGACAGCCAATGTGGTAATCAAGCTACAACAATGTTACCCAGATCAATTACACCTTTTACGCCGATCGCGCAAAGAGGGATTAGGTCGCGCCTATGTAGCAGGATTTGGTTGGGCACTGGCCCAAGGTTACGATTATATCTGCAGCATGGATGCTGATTTTTCCCATGCGCCTGTTGATTTACCTCGACTTTTAAACGCGTGCGCCGAACCTACCATTGATATGGTCATTGGTTCTCGTTACATCCCAGGTGGACATGTGGTGAATTGGCCGCGCGCTAGACGCTTATTATCCTACATGGCCAATTGGCTTGCACGATCTATTACAGGCATGCCGATTAAGGATACTACGGCTGGATTTGTTTGTTACCGACGCACCATACTAACAGCTATTTTGACCCTTGCAAAACCTAAGCCAACCTCGACAACAAAAGTACCAGCAGCGCTCACGTCTCCTTTGGAGACGCACATAGCTTCTGTAGGATATAGCTTTCAAGTAGAAATTAAATTTTTGGCTTATCAGCATGGTGCTAAGCTAGTAGAATTGCCGATTACTTTTACAAACAGGGTAAAAGGTCAATCTAAAATGGGTTTAATAATGGCAGGAGAAAGTTTTTTTCGGCTTATTCAGATGAAGTGGCAGAGCTGGAAACGACCTTAG
- the uvrC gene encoding excinuclease ABC subunit UvrC produces METPRYTPNQIQHLPTLPGIYLFYNYKEEVIYVGKAKNIKKRVSDYFTVSKVHNLKTARMVTHIASIAYTALHSEYEALLLENNLIKALQPRYNILLKDGKTYPYLCITHDRFPKVIITRKTVPPLGKYYGPFTSAQAVKQTLEVIKKLFTFRTCNYNLSAANITNHKFKVCLDYHLGHCKGPCEAFQDEATYQQEIDQIEALLKNNFASVKKEFKEQMLAAAQRLDYKQAQRFKEKLMLLDQYQAKSLVINPLVGDLDVVAIISDPNHAFVGYLHIKQGAISFTQHRVVTKKLEEEATDLLPLVVCSLRACSDSQAPEVLVNLPLNLTIGPFSITMPKIGDKRKLVALALQNALLCKKDFLHQKSNFQVKPNLTLVQLQHDLKLKEVPYWIECFDNSNIQGAHPVAAMVCFKDGKPSKKDYRHYHIKTVVGPDDCASMYEIIQRRYGSKTQEGLPDLIVIDGGKGQLNAALRALEAVGIYGQVAIISIAKRLEALYFPHDPFPLYLNKQSASLKLLQQLRNEAHRFAITFHRKQRSKGAFEPLKIPGIGPQTFAKLLQQLGSLQTMQTASLETLATIVGPSKAKRLQAYFLAEPTLPKDRLKRG; encoded by the coding sequence ATGGAAACGCCACGCTATACCCCAAATCAGATCCAACACCTACCTACATTGCCAGGTATTTATCTATTCTACAACTACAAAGAAGAGGTGATTTACGTCGGTAAAGCAAAAAACATCAAAAAAAGGGTAAGCGATTATTTTACTGTTAGCAAGGTACATAACCTAAAAACCGCACGTATGGTTACGCATATTGCCTCTATTGCCTATACCGCTTTACATTCCGAATATGAAGCACTTCTTTTAGAAAACAACCTAATTAAAGCGTTACAACCACGGTATAACATCTTACTAAAAGATGGGAAAACCTACCCTTATCTATGTATTACCCATGACCGCTTTCCTAAGGTGATCATTACCCGTAAAACGGTCCCTCCCTTAGGGAAATACTACGGACCATTTACCAGTGCCCAAGCTGTTAAGCAAACCTTAGAGGTAATCAAAAAATTATTTACCTTCCGTACCTGCAACTACAATCTTTCGGCAGCAAACATCACCAACCATAAGTTTAAGGTTTGTTTGGATTACCATCTGGGCCATTGTAAAGGCCCATGCGAAGCTTTTCAAGATGAAGCGACTTATCAACAAGAGATAGATCAGATAGAGGCCTTACTAAAAAATAATTTTGCTTCTGTAAAAAAGGAGTTCAAGGAACAAATGCTAGCAGCTGCTCAACGACTTGATTATAAACAAGCGCAACGCTTTAAGGAAAAGTTAATGCTATTGGATCAATACCAAGCGAAATCTTTAGTCATCAATCCGCTGGTAGGGGATTTGGATGTAGTAGCCATTATTTCAGATCCAAACCATGCCTTTGTGGGTTACTTGCATATTAAACAAGGGGCCATTTCTTTTACCCAACACCGTGTGGTAACCAAAAAGTTGGAAGAAGAGGCAACGGATTTACTACCTTTGGTAGTCTGTTCGCTCCGTGCTTGCAGCGATAGTCAGGCACCAGAAGTTTTGGTGAATCTACCGCTGAACCTAACCATAGGACCCTTTTCCATCACCATGCCTAAAATTGGTGACAAGCGGAAATTGGTAGCATTGGCGCTCCAAAATGCTCTATTATGCAAAAAGGACTTTTTACATCAAAAATCTAATTTTCAAGTAAAACCCAATCTAACGCTTGTGCAATTACAACATGACTTAAAGTTAAAAGAGGTGCCTTATTGGATCGAATGTTTTGACAATTCGAATATACAAGGGGCCCATCCAGTAGCGGCCATGGTTTGCTTTAAGGATGGCAAACCTTCTAAAAAAGACTACCGCCACTACCATATTAAAACGGTCGTAGGGCCTGATGATTGTGCTTCTATGTATGAAATCATCCAGCGACGTTATGGCTCAAAAACGCAAGAAGGGTTACCTGACCTAATTGTAATAGATGGAGGTAAAGGGCAACTGAATGCTGCCTTGCGGGCGTTAGAAGCGGTAGGTATCTATGGTCAAGTAGCCATTATCAGCATAGCCAAACGATTAGAAGCGCTCTACTTCCCCCATGATCCATTTCCATTGTATTTAAATAAGCAATCTGCTTCCCTCAAACTGCTCCAACAGCTGCGCAATGAAGCCCATCGTTTTGCCATTACCTTTCACAGAAAACAACGCAGCAAAGGCGCGTTCGAGCCCCTGAAAATTCCAGGTATTGGTCCCCAAACATTCGCTAAGCTATTGCAGCAATTGGGTAGCCTTCAGACGATGCAAACCGCTTCTTTAGAGACATTAGCTACAATAGTAGGGCCATCAAAGGCTAAACGCTTGCAAGCATATTTTTTAGCGGAACCTACTTTGCCAAAAGACCGCTTAAAAAGAGGATAG